Genomic DNA from Deltaproteobacteria bacterium:
CCTCAGTGTGCTTTTCTCTCATCGGCGTATCCTTTCCTGCCTGCGCCAACAGGCAGCCTTTCGTTTTTAGATTCGCGAAAGGGTACGCCTACCTATTTCCTATTTCCACACGCTTTGATCATAGCTCAAATTGTTCCGGAGGATGACAAATGAGACTGCTAATCGCCACCATGTTCAAGAAAGTTCCAGTGCGCAAGACCAAACAGCGCGCTTGTATCTGCAAACGCTGCGGTACACGCATCTATTCGTTGGCTTTCTTGAAGGCGCACCTCGAAGCGCACGATCGCAAGAACCACTAAGCCGAGCGGCTCGATCGGTGCAAAGTTATGAAGCCCGCCTCATCGCGTCCGGCTTTCTGCGTAACAGGCGCACAGAGCATGTTCAGAAATCATCGGACCGAAGACAATGGCAGAGATCAAAATTATCGCGCGCGGGATGGAGCGCCGGCCTTGTGTCTGCGGCGCTGCCATCGCCCGATCGCCCATGCACACTGAAGGTAAGTCCGAGTTGTGGCTATGCACACGCCACTGTGGCGCGCGCGGACTGACCTATCAAGGCGCGCTGCGCCGAAAAGTGCGACTCGATCTGTTGAGCTGGGGCGACTTGCGCCGCAACGCCCGCGCTCTCATCGACTCGGCTGAAGACGCGCACAGGTTGTGCGCCGCGCCTGCAAGCGAAGCGGCGCTGCCATCTTGTAGATCTGCGCTAATGTGAAAGGCGAGGCGTGCTGTCGCCGCTCGGACACTGTGTCGTAGTGCGGAAGTTTCCGGTTATGTCATCCTGAGCGCTAGCGAAGGATCTGCTTTCGGGCGCCGTCGGAAGCTCAGCCGATCAAATCGTGGATGCTATAAATGGCAAATACGGTGTAGATGGTACCGGTGATAACCAGCGCTTTGGCCGCCAGTTCCGGCTTACGCTTGCCCAACCAAACGATCAGCACCAGTAGTAAACACGCCAAACTCTTGTGATAGAGCACGCTCGCGACCGTGCTCCAGGACAGCGGACCGAAAGTTGCCATGGTGTGGCGCGAGTAGGTAAAAACCCCGTCGACTATTTGCAGAAACAGATTGAAGAGCAGGAGCTGCTGGAGGATTTCCCGCTCTGGTAAGCTTGCCTTGGCGATCTGACCGGTGGCGGTTTTCATGGCGCGACGCTAGAGCGAAGTTGGTGCCATGACCAGCATGGCAACTATTCCACCCGAGAATGCCAAATCCTATCCGTGCGAATCTATGCTAATCGCCTGGCAGCGATCTGCGGGTTTCGACATCGGGCGGCGTCGTCCGCGCCATCGCTCAAAGTGGCTAGTCGCAGCATCAGCGTGGGCTGGCTTGTCACCGATCGGGCGCCATGAAATGATTTGCACCCAGTGATGACGAGCTTTGAAGCGATCCCACTGCCCGATGCTGAGATCTCCTACCTGGCGCAACTGCCGCTGGCCGACACGCCAGAAGCGATCATGCAGGGATTGATCACTGGCACCGCCTGGCGCGCCGAAAAGATTGTCGTTTGGGGCAAAACCTATGCGCAGCCGCGGCTGACCGCTTGGTATGGCAACGAGGGAATCGCTTACACCTACTCGGGCATTCGCCTTGAGGCGCAGCCCTGGACCGAAACATTGCGTGACATCAAACAGCGCGTCGAAAAGCTCGCCGGCGTGACATTCAACAGCGTGCTGCTCAATTATTATCGCAACGAGCGCGACAGCATGGGGCTCCACAGCGATGACGAGCCGGAGCTTGGACGCCGACCGACCATCGCGTCTTTGAGCCTCGGCGCGGAGCGCATGTTCCTCTTGAAACACAAGAGCCGAAAAGATCTCAAACCGGTGCGACTGAAGCTTGCCTCCGGCAGTCTGCTGTTAATGAAAGGGGAGACGCAGCACTGCTGGAAACATGGCATCGAAAAAATGACCCAGCCGTGTCTCCCGCGAGTGAACCTGACGTTTCGGCGGGTGGGTGGTTAGCCTAATATAGCGGCGCAGCGAACCGGCAGATGCTTCGCTTCGCTCCGCATGACAGGGAAAAAAAAGCCAAGAATCCTTCGACGGGCTCAGGATTGAACGGACTTTTGATAAACGATTTCAACTCCGATGCCGCCCGACAAGGGCGACTCATGCGCCGTTCGTCTTGAAACCTTGGCGCAGGACCCTGAATGTTTTCACATCATCACTTAACGCCTGGTCTGAAAGCCTTTGTAATTCTGCGGTTCCTGCCACTCGACCGCCACCTCGGTGACGCGCGCGCCCTCGGGGCCTTGACGGCACCAGGCGATCAATCGCTTGACCTGCTCTCTGTTTCCTTCAGCCCAAGCTTCGACGGAGCCGTCGGGACAGTTCATCACCCAACCGGTGAGCGCTAAAGCCTGCGCTTGCTGCACAGTCGAGGCGCGGTAATAGACGCCTTGGACGCGGCCGGTGATTTTCAGGCGCACGGCGCACTGGTTTTCGGGTGCCATGTGGTACTCCTCAATGTCCTGCAACGGCTTGAATTGTCTCAAAAGTGCCAATTATTAGTTTGACAATCGCTGGTCGACTTCAGTAGTCTGGCGCCGATTTTAGGGTCTGTCTAGCGAAGAGCGCGCCTAGAGAGTGATTCTTAGATCTGTTGCGGCCCTGCCCTTTAGCTTAGCCGATCCCGCGCACATGACGAGCGACGCTTGAGTTGTACAACAAGGAGGGGCCAAGATGGGGGCAAAGCTTTACGTCGGTAATCTTCCCTACAGCATTACCGAAGATCGCCTGCAGCAACATTTTGCACAACATGGAACAGTTGTCAGCGCTCGAATCATCACCGACAAGTTCACCGGTAAGTCTAAGGGGTTTG
This window encodes:
- a CDS encoding alpha-ketoglutarate-dependent dioxygenase AlkB, which produces MTSFEAIPLPDAEISYLAQLPLADTPEAIMQGLITGTAWRAEKIVVWGKTYAQPRLTAWYGNEGIAYTYSGIRLEAQPWTETLRDIKQRVEKLAGVTFNSVLLNYYRNERDSMGLHSDDEPELGRRPTIASLSLGAERMFLLKHKSRKDLKPVRLKLASGSLLLMKGETQHCWKHGIEKMTQPCLPRVNLTFRRVGG
- a CDS encoding acylphosphatase (catalyzes the hydrolysis of acylphosphate), with the translated sequence MAPENQCAVRLKITGRVQGVYYRASTVQQAQALALTGWVMNCPDGSVEAWAEGNREQVKRLIAWCRQGPEGARVTEVAVEWQEPQNYKGFQTRR